One genomic window of bacterium includes the following:
- a CDS encoding MMPL family transporter — translation MFARWGRIVYRFRWATLAVSAVLLGLSVAGILTGGTLAGNGGFGANLLAGEAAKLVNSEIRAQHAASGSSMTLIFSSADLSATDPAFQSALQEALAPLTGDSRVSDVKTPYTVPAIQRSSLISRDAHKALVIVDLKDDLQKAQGYAPQLLREIHPGSLSMVATGQVPINLAFNTTLESDLQRAEYVALPITLLLLALIFASIVAALLPLGVGVLAIVGGVGGTVFLARFTDVTQYAINVVTLIGLGVAIDYSLFIVTRFRDELAAGASREDAIATSMSTAGRAITFSGVTVAIGLSAMLFFQGTFLASMGAAGAIVVAIAVFYGLTFLPALLSVLGGRVDRLRLPFLGAQPPAGAGAWHSMALWVMRRPFLVLVPALAVLLLAGTPFTQLRLANGDVDQLPPSNQARQGYDELVKEFPGQDQTSIQAVVDYPTSTPLTAGHVGDVYDLSRRLAALPNVLRVESIVDLDPSLTKADYQSLYSGPRDSLPPAMQQALTIGAGQHIVLLNVVTNKQYTSDDARAIVTAVRAEHVPDGRVLATGGTAFDLDIVHFIMERTPIAVGSVILVTYIVLFLLTGSVVLPLKAVITNLFSISASFGAMVWIFQEGHLSQQLGFTAQSIDPSIPVILFSIVFGMSMDYEVLLISRIQEEYRRTGDNQAGVAMGLEKSGRLITGAAAIMCAVFLAFGLADVVIIKAIGIGLAIAIAIDATIVRILIVPSVMRLLGRANWWAPRPLALLHGRIGAGESHAVAPVPARG, via the coding sequence ATGTTCGCCCGCTGGGGCCGGATTGTCTACCGTTTTCGCTGGGCCACCCTGGCCGTCTCGGCCGTGCTCTTGGGGCTGTCGGTAGCCGGCATCCTGACCGGTGGGACGCTGGCCGGCAACGGCGGTTTTGGGGCGAACCTGCTGGCGGGGGAAGCGGCCAAGCTCGTCAACTCCGAGATACGGGCGCAGCACGCCGCGTCGGGGTCCAGCATGACCCTCATCTTCAGCAGCGCCGACCTGTCGGCGACCGACCCGGCTTTTCAGTCCGCGCTGCAGGAGGCGCTCGCGCCATTGACCGGCGATTCACGCGTGAGCGATGTCAAGACCCCCTACACGGTGCCCGCCATCCAGCGGTCGAGCTTGATCTCCAGGGATGCGCACAAGGCGCTGGTGATCGTGGATCTCAAGGACGACCTGCAGAAAGCGCAGGGCTATGCCCCGCAACTGCTGCGTGAGATTCACCCAGGTTCGCTCAGCATGGTGGCGACCGGGCAGGTGCCCATCAACCTTGCGTTCAACACCACGCTCGAGTCTGACCTGCAGCGGGCCGAATACGTCGCCCTGCCCATCACTCTTTTGCTTCTGGCCCTGATCTTCGCCTCCATCGTCGCCGCGCTCCTGCCCCTTGGCGTCGGCGTGCTCGCCATCGTGGGCGGGGTCGGTGGCACCGTGTTCCTGGCTCGTTTCACCGACGTCACCCAGTACGCGATCAACGTCGTCACCCTCATCGGCCTGGGCGTCGCCATCGACTACTCGCTGTTCATCGTCACCCGGTTCCGCGACGAGCTGGCGGCCGGCGCCTCACGCGAGGATGCCATCGCGACCTCGATGTCGACCGCGGGGCGCGCGATCACGTTCTCTGGCGTCACGGTCGCGATCGGACTGTCCGCCATGCTGTTCTTTCAGGGCACCTTCCTGGCGTCGATGGGGGCGGCGGGCGCGATCGTGGTCGCGATCGCGGTGTTCTACGGACTCACCTTCCTGCCCGCGCTGCTGTCCGTGCTCGGCGGCCGGGTGGACCGGCTGCGACTGCCCTTCCTCGGCGCGCAACCGCCGGCCGGCGCCGGAGCCTGGCACTCGATGGCTCTGTGGGTGATGAGGCGGCCGTTCCTCGTCCTCGTCCCTGCTCTGGCCGTGCTCCTGCTCGCGGGGACTCCCTTCACGCAGCTTCGTCTGGCGAACGGCGACGTCGACCAGCTGCCACCATCGAACCAGGCCCGCCAGGGCTACGACGAACTGGTCAAGGAGTTCCCCGGACAGGACCAGACCTCGATCCAAGCGGTGGTCGATTACCCGACGTCAACGCCGCTGACCGCCGGCCATGTCGGCGACGTCTACGACCTGAGCCGGCGGTTGGCGGCCCTGCCCAACGTGCTTCGGGTCGAAAGCATCGTCGACCTGGATCCCAGTCTCACGAAGGCCGATTACCAGAGCCTGTACTCAGGCCCGCGCGACTCGCTGCCGCCGGCCATGCAGCAGGCGCTCACCATCGGGGCCGGTCAGCACATCGTCTTGCTGAACGTCGTCACCAACAAGCAGTACACGAGCGACGACGCGCGGGCCATCGTCACGGCCGTGCGCGCGGAGCACGTGCCTGACGGCCGGGTGCTCGCGACCGGAGGGACCGCCTTCGACCTCGACATCGTGCACTTCATCATGGAGCGGACCCCGATCGCCGTCGGCTCGGTGATCCTCGTCACCTACATCGTGCTGTTCCTGCTCACCGGTTCGGTGGTCCTGCCGCTGAAGGCGGTGATCACCAACCTGTTCTCCATCTCGGCCTCGTTCGGCGCGATGGTGTGGATATTCCAGGAAGGCCACCTGAGCCAGCAGCTCGGCTTCACCGCCCAATCGATCGACCCCAGCATCCCGGTGATCCTGTTCAGCATCGTGTTCGGCATGTCGATGGACTACGAGGTGCTGTTGATCAGCCGGATCCAGGAGGAGTACAGGCGCACCGGCGACAACCAGGCGGGAGTCGCGATGGGGCTCGAGAAGAGTGGGCGCCTGATCACGGGCGCCGCCGCGATCATGTGCGCGGTGTTCCTGGCCTTCGGCCTCGCCGACGTGGTGATCATCAAGGCCATCGGCATCGGGCTGGCGATCGCCATCGCCATCGACGCCACGATCGTTCGAATCCTCATCGTGCCGTCGGTCATGCGCCTCCTGGGCCGCGCCAACTGGTGGGCGCCGCGGCCGCTCGCCCTGCTGCACGGCAGGATCGGGGCGGGTGAGTCCCATGCGGTTGCCCCGGTGCCGGCCAGGGGATAG
- a CDS encoding zinc-ribbon domain-containing protein, with the protein MAITCARCGTPNPDGNQFCQACGTPLTAGAASAAPAAPPQPPPAAPPGPPVAFASPPPTPFPYQSPYYSPSAGAVQPPVHHTPWVLILSAVVALVVVMAGCGTALALLGGGKVTVSGGISSQLPSPTPAGSPSPIASPTSPASGTTTASNSGETIPVPAGWAVANKASESITLVNPSGDGSVTVASGASNPKQTAQQNKDTADKYFLNQYPDTKDCPNSKTTTGTLAGASGIFWELCFTLTASGHSLSAAAPMFAGANADGSVYYLVILLTGSDNMTNLVNESRPILQGIQWKLQ; encoded by the coding sequence ATGGCGATCACCTGCGCCCGATGTGGGACCCCGAACCCAGACGGCAATCAGTTCTGCCAGGCCTGCGGGACGCCGTTGACGGCAGGAGCCGCGAGCGCCGCGCCGGCGGCGCCGCCGCAGCCGCCGCCCGCCGCGCCGCCCGGCCCGCCGGTCGCATTCGCCTCGCCGCCGCCGACCCCGTTCCCGTATCAGAGTCCCTACTACTCGCCGAGCGCTGGGGCCGTGCAGCCGCCGGTCCACCACACACCGTGGGTCCTGATCCTCAGCGCGGTGGTGGCCCTGGTCGTGGTCATGGCCGGATGCGGGACCGCGCTCGCGCTCCTCGGGGGTGGCAAGGTCACCGTCAGCGGCGGCATCTCCTCTCAGCTGCCCAGCCCGACTCCGGCCGGCTCACCGAGCCCGATCGCCTCTCCGACCTCACCGGCAAGCGGCACGACGACCGCGTCGAACAGCGGCGAGACCATCCCGGTACCGGCAGGCTGGGCGGTGGCGAACAAGGCCAGTGAATCCATCACCCTCGTCAACCCGAGCGGTGATGGATCGGTCACGGTGGCGAGCGGCGCGTCCAACCCGAAGCAGACCGCCCAGCAGAACAAGGACACCGCCGACAAGTACTTCCTGAACCAGTACCCCGACACCAAGGACTGCCCCAACAGCAAGACCACCACGGGCACCCTCGCCGGGGCGTCCGGGATTTTCTGGGAGCTGTGCTTCACCCTGACGGCCAGCGGTCACTCCCTCAGCGCGGCGGCGCCGATGTTCGCCGGCGCCAACGCGGATGGGAGCGTGTACTACCTGGTCATCCTGCTGACCGGAAGCGACAACATGACCAACCTCGTCAACGAGTCGAGGCCCATCCTCCAGGGCATCCAGTGGAAGCTGCAGTAG
- a CDS encoding PrsW family intramembrane metalloprotease: MRCDHCVQDVPDGVFCTRCGAHQGTTDEFGNAKTRRHRYAAHPGEHVVQPSVFTTLFPHLGHHKIHEFRWAFMAGLAGVLVLYLAGLITAAILVSAFLVPVLYLIYLYEAQVYRDEPAIVLGFTMGGGIIVGIVVTIFERAIYNPFQYSVNPLASTGINIGGLLIVGLLLPVVQEVLKPLPAFFLPKRADFPETVDGLVFGVAAGLGFSLAEALIGFSSVVTSLPPHVAPGNWIYDLTTLAVFQPLLQGSATGMVVATIWRYRRGRLASREIGGVAMAVIAHVAFSAGTQLMRGASVNALLILIWQAVVVGALLIYIRYLLHHALLEEAAHMGYAETVCPSCHMHIVASGFCPNCGMALTAAPNSVKRGRRPRKEPATKAQGE; this comes from the coding sequence GTGCGGTGTGACCACTGCGTGCAGGACGTCCCGGACGGTGTCTTCTGCACGCGCTGCGGAGCGCATCAGGGCACCACCGACGAGTTCGGCAACGCCAAGACCCGCCGCCACCGATACGCCGCCCATCCGGGAGAGCACGTGGTTCAGCCATCGGTCTTCACGACCCTGTTTCCGCACCTCGGCCACCATAAGATCCACGAGTTCCGCTGGGCCTTCATGGCCGGGCTGGCGGGCGTCCTGGTGCTCTATCTCGCCGGCCTGATCACCGCCGCGATCCTGGTCTCCGCCTTCCTCGTCCCCGTCCTCTACCTCATCTATCTATATGAGGCACAGGTTTATCGCGACGAGCCGGCCATCGTGCTGGGTTTCACCATGGGCGGCGGGATCATCGTCGGCATCGTCGTCACGATCTTCGAACGGGCCATCTACAACCCGTTCCAGTACAGCGTCAACCCGCTGGCCAGCACCGGGATCAACATCGGCGGACTGCTCATCGTGGGCTTGCTCCTGCCGGTGGTGCAGGAGGTCCTGAAGCCCCTGCCCGCCTTCTTCCTGCCGAAACGCGCCGACTTTCCGGAAACCGTGGACGGACTTGTTTTCGGCGTCGCGGCGGGCCTGGGCTTCAGCCTCGCGGAGGCGCTCATCGGGTTCTCCAGCGTCGTCACGAGCCTGCCTCCTCACGTGGCGCCGGGCAACTGGATTTACGACCTCACCACCCTGGCGGTGTTCCAGCCGCTTCTCCAGGGCAGCGCGACCGGCATGGTCGTGGCGACGATCTGGCGTTACCGTCGCGGGCGTTTGGCTTCTCGAGAGATCGGCGGCGTGGCCATGGCGGTGATCGCGCATGTCGCGTTCTCGGCCGGCACGCAGCTGATGAGGGGCGCGTCCGTCAACGCCCTGCTCATCCTCATCTGGCAGGCGGTGGTCGTCGGCGCGCTGCTCATCTACATCCGCTACCTGCTGCACCACGCCCTGCTCGAAGAGGCGGCGCACATGGGCTACGCGGAGACGGTCTGCCCGAGCTGCCACATGCACATCGTCGCGTCCGGCTTCTGCCCGAACTGCGGCATGGCGCTGACCGCAGCCCCCAACTCCGTGAAGCGCGGACGCCGGCCTCGGAAAGAGCCGGCGACGAAGGCCCAGGGGGAGTAG
- the msrA gene encoding peptide-methionine (S)-S-oxide reductase — MAKAIFAGGCFWGVEHLFNQVPGVVEAVSGYTGGTRDQPTYEQVCSGRTGHAEAVEVTYDPAKLTYEELLNAFWNMHDPTTLNRQGPDHGHQYRSAIYFDNPEQEKAARKSAADAQRHFDRPIVTEIVPASRFWPAEDYHQRYFDQHPGHGSCHWMRGWVPVESAETETAR, encoded by the coding sequence ATGGCAAAGGCGATTTTCGCGGGCGGCTGTTTCTGGGGCGTCGAGCACCTCTTCAACCAGGTCCCAGGCGTCGTCGAGGCGGTCTCCGGGTACACCGGCGGGACTCGCGACCAGCCGACGTACGAGCAGGTGTGCTCCGGGCGGACGGGTCACGCGGAGGCGGTGGAGGTCACTTACGACCCAGCCAAGCTCACCTACGAAGAGCTGCTGAACGCTTTCTGGAACATGCATGACCCGACCACGCTCAACCGGCAGGGGCCGGACCACGGTCACCAGTACCGATCCGCCATCTACTTTGACAACCCCGAGCAGGAGAAGGCGGCGCGGAAGTCGGCCGCGGATGCGCAGCGTCACTTCGACCGCCCGATCGTGACCGAGATCGTGCCCGCCTCACGTTTCTGGCCGGCCGAGGATTACCACCAGCGGTATTTCGACCAGCACCCGGGTCACGGTTCGTGCCACTGGATGCGCGGCTGGGTGCCAGTCGAATCCGCGGAGACGGAAACCGCCCGGTAA
- a CDS encoding OsmC family peroxiredoxin, with translation MAAISRADAVWEGDLTSGSGRVKITSGAFDEFPVSWASRAERQQGKTSPEELLAAAHAACYSMAFSNGLAKAGHQVEKLSTAAEVEFVPGTGITSVMISVRGRVAGIDAAEFQKLAEAAKDGCPVSKALHGNVTLNLDARLEK, from the coding sequence ATGGCGGCCATAAGTCGGGCAGACGCAGTTTGGGAAGGCGACCTCACCAGCGGCAGCGGCCGCGTCAAGATCACCAGCGGGGCGTTCGACGAGTTTCCGGTCTCCTGGGCGAGCCGCGCCGAGCGCCAGCAGGGCAAGACCAGCCCTGAGGAGCTTCTCGCCGCGGCCCACGCCGCCTGTTACTCAATGGCTTTCTCCAACGGCCTGGCCAAGGCCGGTCACCAAGTGGAGAAGCTCAGCACCGCCGCCGAGGTGGAGTTCGTCCCGGGCACCGGCATCACCAGCGTCATGATCAGCGTGAGGGGTCGTGTCGCCGGCATCGACGCCGCCGAGTTCCAAAAGCTGGCTGAGGCCGCGAAAGACGGGTGCCCGGTCTCCAAAGCGCTCCACGGCAACGTCACGCTGAATCTGGACGCGCGACTGGAGAAGTAA
- a CDS encoding MBL fold metallo-hydrolase: protein MSHFICVTCGTQYEDSDDTPPDHCLICDDERQYVPPEGQRWTTSDKLREEHHNEFRRGEERLVGVGTSPSFAIGQRALLVQSPGGNILWDCLSLLDEFTERTVRDLGGIAAIAISHPHYYSCLADWAAAFDAPVYLHTADRRWVMRPSPAIVHWEGGELKLHDGMRLINAGGHFDGGTMLHVPFLAGGRGALLSGDIIQVIPDRRFVGFMYSYPNLIPLPADGVKRIASSVAGLQFDRIYGAWWDRVIASGGKEAVARSAERYMRAVGGS, encoded by the coding sequence ATGAGCCACTTCATCTGCGTGACCTGCGGGACGCAATACGAGGACAGCGACGACACGCCGCCCGACCATTGCCTCATCTGCGACGACGAGCGCCAATACGTCCCCCCCGAGGGGCAGCGGTGGACCACCTCGGACAAGCTGCGCGAGGAGCACCACAACGAGTTCCGGCGCGGCGAGGAACGGCTGGTCGGAGTCGGGACCTCACCCTCTTTCGCCATCGGTCAGCGGGCCCTGCTCGTGCAGTCACCTGGTGGCAACATCCTGTGGGACTGCCTCAGCCTGCTCGACGAGTTCACGGAACGGACCGTGCGCGACCTGGGCGGAATCGCCGCCATCGCGATCTCGCATCCGCACTACTACTCGTGCCTCGCCGATTGGGCCGCGGCCTTCGACGCGCCCGTCTACCTGCACACCGCCGACCGGCGATGGGTGATGCGGCCATCGCCCGCGATCGTCCATTGGGAGGGCGGCGAGTTGAAGCTGCACGACGGGATGCGGCTCATCAACGCCGGTGGCCATTTCGACGGCGGCACGATGCTGCACGTGCCGTTCCTGGCCGGCGGACGTGGAGCGCTGCTCTCGGGCGACATCATCCAGGTCATCCCCGACCGGCGCTTTGTCGGCTTCATGTACAGCTATCCGAACCTCATCCCGCTGCCGGCGGACGGCGTCAAGCGAATCGCATCGAGCGTCGCCGGGCTCCAGTTCGACCGCATCTACGGGGCGTGGTGGGATCGAGTCATCGCGAGCGGCGGCAAGGAGGCGGTGGCGAGGTCGGCTGAGCGCTACATGAGAGCGGTCGGCGGCAGCTGA
- the rbsK gene encoding ribokinase produces MGRIVVIGSLNVDLVVQVPRLPVPGQTVTGDRLRTFSGGKGANQAVAAARLGGDVSMVGRVGGEPFGAMLLSGLQENGVDTGAVSRDPDEPSGTALILVEAGGQNTIALAPGANNAVGDADIALALNRLDRGDFLVLQLEIPLATVRRAIIGARRRGARAVLNAAPAARIEPDILKGLDVLVVNESEATAIFGIAVQDLPTAHQAVRAAAAAGVRLAVVTVGASGAVFSRGGDSRQVSAFDIEAVDATAAGDAFVGALVVALDHGLDAEEAVRFANAAGAATAAGHGAQSSLPTRDDLRRLFQVELP; encoded by the coding sequence GTGGGGCGGATCGTCGTTATCGGCAGCCTGAATGTCGACCTGGTTGTCCAGGTCCCGCGGCTCCCGGTGCCCGGCCAGACGGTCACCGGCGACCGTCTGCGGACCTTCAGCGGCGGCAAGGGCGCGAACCAGGCGGTCGCGGCGGCACGCCTTGGAGGAGATGTCAGCATGGTCGGCCGGGTGGGGGGCGAACCTTTCGGAGCGATGCTTCTCAGCGGGCTTCAGGAAAACGGCGTCGACACGGGCGCGGTGTCTCGCGACCCGGACGAGCCCAGCGGCACCGCGCTCATTCTCGTCGAGGCGGGAGGCCAAAACACGATCGCCCTCGCTCCCGGCGCCAACAACGCCGTGGGCGATGCCGATATCGCGCTGGCTTTGAATCGCCTCGACCGGGGCGATTTTCTCGTCCTCCAGCTCGAGATCCCACTCGCGACGGTGCGGCGGGCGATCATCGGAGCGCGGAGGCGCGGAGCGCGCGCCGTGCTCAACGCAGCGCCTGCTGCGCGCATCGAACCCGACATCCTGAAAGGACTCGACGTCCTGGTCGTGAACGAGTCCGAGGCAACCGCGATATTTGGAATCGCGGTCCAGGATCTCCCAACCGCGCACCAGGCCGTCCGAGCCGCGGCCGCCGCCGGCGTCCGCCTCGCGGTCGTCACCGTCGGAGCGTCGGGAGCGGTATTCAGCCGGGGAGGTGATTCACGGCAGGTGTCGGCGTTCGACATTGAGGCGGTTGATGCCACCGCGGCGGGCGACGCGTTCGTCGGCGCCTTGGTGGTCGCCCTCGACCACGGCCTGGACGCAGAGGAAGCCGTTCGATTCGCCAATGCCGCAGGTGCGGCCACGGCCGCCGGCCATGGTGCACAGAGCTCGCTGCCGACCAGGGATGACCTGCGACGCCTTTTCCAGGTCGAGCTGCCTTGA
- the fabG gene encoding 3-oxoacyl-ACP reductase FabG — MRLEGKTAIVTGAGRGIGAGIAAKLAAEGAVVICADVNLEDARKVADGCGGGAWAALLQVTSSSSCDALVAEVVQKQGRLDILVNNAGINRDAMLHKMSDEQWLQVLDVDLSGVFYMTRAAGRVMREARQGRIINISSASWLGNIGQANYAAAKAGVVGLSKTAARELARTQVTVNAICPGFIDTTMTRGIPEAVREQQLAKIPLGRAGQPSDVANLVAFLASDEAAYVTGEVINVGGGYII; from the coding sequence ATGAGACTCGAGGGAAAAACCGCGATCGTCACCGGCGCCGGTCGCGGGATCGGCGCTGGCATCGCCGCCAAGCTGGCGGCGGAAGGCGCCGTCGTCATCTGTGCGGACGTCAACCTGGAGGACGCGCGAAAGGTTGCTGACGGCTGCGGCGGTGGCGCCTGGGCGGCATTGCTGCAGGTCACCTCCTCGTCCAGCTGCGACGCTCTGGTGGCCGAGGTCGTCCAGAAGCAAGGACGCCTCGACATCCTGGTCAACAACGCCGGCATCAACCGCGACGCGATGCTCCACAAGATGAGCGACGAGCAATGGCTCCAGGTGCTCGACGTCGACCTGAGCGGCGTGTTCTACATGACGCGAGCCGCGGGTCGCGTGATGCGCGAAGCACGCCAGGGACGGATCATCAACATCTCGTCCGCGAGCTGGCTCGGCAACATCGGGCAGGCCAATTACGCCGCCGCCAAGGCGGGCGTGGTCGGCCTCTCCAAGACCGCCGCCAGGGAACTGGCCCGGACCCAGGTGACCGTGAATGCGATTTGCCCGGGCTTCATCGACACCACGATGACTCGTGGCATCCCTGAGGCGGTCCGCGAGCAGCAGCTGGCCAAGATCCCGTTGGGTCGTGCCGGTCAGCCGTCCGACGTCGCCAACCTGGTGGCGTTCCTGGCTTCCGACGAAGCCGCGTACGTCACGGGCGAGGTGATCAACGTCGGAGGCGGCTACATCATCTGA
- a CDS encoding acyl CoA:acetate/3-ketoacid CoA transferase codes for MARFVSVKEAVAAIPDGATVALDGFTMMGVAEAVAEEIERSFLAGGHPRDLVLVHAAGQSNRKQGFEHFAHEGLATRVIGSHWGLMPRMSSFLAADRSQAVCLPQGQLSHLYRAIAAGQPGNLSRVGLGTFVDPRIEGGKINRSARESAPDYVELLKVRGEDHLLYHSFPIHVGVIRATSVDESGNASHEEEAVTLDAIGIAQAARNSGGLVICQAKRRVPRGSIRPKEVTIPGSLIDLVVIAPDPDRQHRQTDRVAFDPSYTSASPPGPDRRLPPAPFSNRLVIGRRAVRFLHAGDVVNIGTGIPGDTVGPALDEGGQLSMVTLTVESGVYGGVPAGGVDFGIAAFPDAIIPHPSQFDFYNGGGLDATFMGAGEIDRFGNVNVSRLGDRVIGCGGFIDITQTAKRVIFCFSFEGRHPKFVTDVGHLTFSAAQALKNGQQVVYVSEQAVFELHPDGLHLVEVAPGIDPAAIVSAIPFAVKVEAPLRRLPADIFEPQVQSFSLETPGGSIP; via the coding sequence ATGGCCCGATTCGTCAGCGTGAAGGAGGCGGTCGCCGCCATCCCGGACGGGGCGACCGTGGCCCTCGACGGATTCACGATGATGGGGGTCGCCGAGGCCGTCGCGGAAGAGATCGAACGCTCCTTCCTGGCCGGCGGCCATCCCCGCGACCTGGTCCTGGTCCACGCCGCCGGCCAGTCCAACCGGAAGCAGGGATTCGAGCACTTCGCCCACGAGGGACTCGCCACCCGGGTCATCGGCTCGCATTGGGGACTGATGCCGCGGATGTCATCGTTTCTGGCCGCTGACCGAAGCCAGGCCGTCTGCCTCCCGCAGGGGCAGCTCTCGCACCTGTATCGCGCCATCGCAGCCGGCCAGCCGGGCAATCTGAGCCGGGTCGGCCTGGGCACCTTTGTCGACCCTCGGATCGAGGGCGGGAAGATCAATCGCTCGGCTCGCGAGAGCGCCCCGGACTACGTGGAATTGCTCAAGGTGCGCGGGGAGGATCACCTCCTCTACCACAGCTTCCCGATCCACGTGGGCGTGATCCGCGCCACCTCGGTGGACGAGAGCGGCAACGCTTCCCACGAGGAGGAAGCGGTCACCCTGGATGCCATCGGCATCGCCCAGGCGGCCCGGAACTCGGGCGGCCTCGTGATCTGCCAGGCCAAGCGGCGCGTGCCCCGGGGCTCCATCCGGCCGAAGGAAGTCACCATCCCCGGATCCCTGATAGATCTGGTCGTCATCGCCCCGGATCCCGATCGCCAGCACCGCCAGACCGACCGGGTCGCCTTCGACCCCAGCTACACCTCGGCGTCACCGCCGGGGCCGGATCGACGCCTGCCCCCGGCGCCCTTCTCCAACCGGCTCGTGATCGGCCGCAGGGCGGTGCGTTTCCTGCATGCCGGCGACGTCGTCAACATCGGCACCGGGATCCCGGGCGACACGGTCGGGCCGGCCCTCGACGAGGGCGGCCAGCTGAGCATGGTGACGCTGACCGTCGAGTCCGGCGTCTATGGCGGCGTCCCCGCCGGCGGCGTCGACTTCGGCATCGCCGCCTTCCCGGACGCGATCATCCCCCACCCTTCGCAGTTCGACTTCTACAACGGCGGCGGCCTGGACGCGACCTTCATGGGCGCCGGCGAGATCGATCGCTTCGGGAACGTGAACGTGAGCCGCCTCGGTGACCGTGTGATCGGATGCGGGGGCTTCATCGACATCACGCAGACCGCCAAGCGCGTCATCTTCTGCTTCAGCTTCGAGGGCCGGCACCCCAAGTTCGTGACCGACGTGGGTCATCTCACCTTCAGTGCCGCGCAGGCGCTGAAGAACGGGCAGCAGGTCGTCTACGTCAGTGAGCAGGCCGTTTTCGAGCTTCATCCCGATGGCCTCCACCTGGTGGAGGTGGCGCCGGGGATCGACCCGGCCGCGATCGTCTCCGCCATCCCGTTTGCCGTGAAGGTGGAGGCGCCCCTGAGGCGGTTGCCGGCCGACATCTTTGAACCGCAAGTGCAGTCCTTCAGCCTTGAAACGCCAGGAGGTTCGATCCCATGA
- a CDS encoding thiolase family protein: MSQQDPVVVVNGARTAIGSYGRSFKDTPCHELGAAAIREAASRAGVEPGEVDEVVMGCVGQVGPDAFNARRAMLAAGLPVSTPAFNVNRLCGSGLQAVWSGASEILTGQARVVVAGGNENMTRQPFLDYAARDGYRLAHRSLVDGTLSLVTDPWGDYPMGVTAEKVADKFHVGRDDQDAFALRSQQLAARAVESGLFDAEIVPVVVREGREERSFARDEHPRPDSTLAKLAKLKPAFRDGGTVTAGNSSGINDAGAALVLMRSSEAARRGLRPMGRLIAFAKSAIEPEIMGYAPTFAIEKVLRQAGIGVGELGVVELNEAFAAQALAVIRDSELDPDRVNPNGGAIALGHPIGATGAILTLKLLHEMRRRQSEWGLVTMCIGGGQAVAAVFQLVA, translated from the coding sequence ATGAGCCAGCAGGACCCAGTCGTCGTCGTCAATGGTGCCCGGACCGCGATCGGTTCCTACGGCCGCTCTTTCAAGGACACGCCCTGCCATGAGCTGGGCGCCGCCGCGATCCGCGAGGCGGCGAGCCGTGCCGGGGTCGAACCCGGTGAGGTCGACGAAGTGGTCATGGGATGCGTCGGCCAGGTGGGCCCCGACGCCTTCAACGCGCGACGGGCGATGCTTGCCGCCGGGTTGCCGGTGTCGACCCCGGCCTTCAACGTCAACCGCCTGTGCGGCAGCGGCCTGCAGGCGGTCTGGTCGGGAGCGAGCGAGATCCTGACCGGGCAGGCACGGGTCGTGGTGGCGGGCGGAAACGAGAACATGACCAGGCAGCCCTTCCTGGATTACGCGGCTCGCGACGGCTACCGGCTGGCTCACCGCAGTCTCGTCGACGGGACGCTTTCGCTCGTGACCGATCCCTGGGGTGACTACCCGATGGGCGTGACCGCGGAAAAGGTCGCGGACAAGTTCCACGTCGGCCGCGACGACCAGGATGCGTTCGCCCTTCGGAGCCAGCAGCTCGCGGCGCGGGCGGTGGAATCGGGATTGTTCGATGCCGAGATCGTTCCGGTCGTGGTTCGCGAGGGTCGCGAGGAGCGCTCCTTCGCCCGTGACGAGCACCCCCGACCCGACTCCACCCTGGCCAAGCTGGCGAAGCTCAAGCCCGCCTTCCGCGATGGCGGGACGGTGACCGCGGGCAACTCGTCAGGGATCAATGACGCCGGCGCCGCGCTCGTCCTCATGCGATCCTCGGAGGCCGCCCGGCGCGGCCTGCGGCCGATGGGGCGGCTGATCGCCTTTGCCAAATCGGCGATCGAGCCCGAGATCATGGGTTACGCCCCGACGTTCGCCATCGAAAAGGTGCTCCGTCAGGCCGGGATCGGGGTCGGCGAGCTGGGCGTCGTCGAGCTGAACGAGGCCTTCGCCGCCCAGGCGCTGGCCGTGATTCGCGACTCGGAGCTCGACCCCGACCGCGTCAATCCCAACGGCGGAGCGATCGCCCTGGGCCACCCGATCGGCGCCACCGGGGCGATCCTCACCCTCAAGCTGCTCCATGAGATGCGACGGCGCCAGTCCGAATGGGGCCTGGTGACGATGTGCATCGGCGGCGGCCAGGCGGTGGCCGCCGTCTTCCAGCTGGTCGCGTAG